In a genomic window of Asticcacaulis sp.:
- a CDS encoding ABC transporter permease, whose product MPGFLFKGWEFDLAVRYLRTKRKNGGIALIAILSYVGVALAVTALIAVMSVMNGFQGEIMGRFLVFNSHADITGPAINNSGRDILLARIRTVPGVMDAAPYVESSALAESSLTGVPVFIRGGEAESLKSAGIGGDLIAGSLDDYMNDSVLIGEGVADSLGLRAGDQIVLTVAGGQSDALAAVRRPYTVAGVFSSKVAKIDQTYIYMPLPEAQDLLGKGNRWDVIEIRVRSPYHIERFAPRLKAAAGKSARIEDWKHRDSVVWGALKFEAAAMRAILFFVTVIAAMNIVSGIVMLVKNKARDIAILRTIGAGKGAVTRIFLLAGVLVGGAGTLTGLVAGATIVTFIYPLQRGLETLFHFSFAMGGMAYLPASLHIGETLAVILGAFVATSLCTLIPALAAARLEPVDALRYE is encoded by the coding sequence ATGCCCGGCTTTCTCTTCAAAGGCTGGGAGTTTGATCTGGCGGTCAGGTATCTACGAACGAAACGAAAGAATGGCGGCATAGCGCTTATCGCCATCCTGTCCTATGTCGGGGTGGCCCTCGCTGTTACGGCGCTGATCGCGGTCATGTCGGTGATGAATGGTTTCCAGGGCGAAATCATGGGCCGTTTCCTCGTATTCAACAGTCACGCTGATATCACAGGACCGGCGATCAATAACAGTGGGCGTGATATACTGCTTGCTCGTATCAGAACTGTGCCGGGTGTTATGGATGCGGCACCCTATGTCGAGTCATCGGCACTCGCAGAAAGCTCGCTCACTGGTGTGCCAGTTTTTATCCGCGGTGGCGAGGCCGAAAGCCTGAAAAGCGCTGGCATTGGCGGGGACCTGATCGCCGGTTCGCTGGATGATTATATGAATGACAGCGTTCTGATTGGTGAGGGTGTGGCGGACAGCCTTGGGCTTAGGGCTGGCGACCAGATCGTGTTGACGGTGGCAGGCGGCCAGTCCGATGCGTTGGCGGCCGTGCGCCGGCCGTATACCGTAGCAGGTGTCTTCAGCTCTAAAGTCGCCAAGATAGACCAGACCTATATCTACATGCCGTTGCCCGAAGCACAGGACTTGCTGGGGAAGGGCAACAGATGGGATGTGATCGAAATCCGTGTGCGCAGTCCTTATCATATCGAGCGTTTCGCGCCGCGTTTGAAAGCGGCTGCAGGTAAGTCCGCCAGGATCGAAGACTGGAAACATCGTGACAGCGTCGTCTGGGGTGCCCTGAAATTTGAAGCGGCTGCCATGCGGGCCATTCTGTTTTTTGTCACCGTCATCGCCGCTATGAATATCGTCTCGGGCATTGTGATGCTGGTCAAAAACAAGGCGCGTGATATCGCAATTCTGCGCACCATCGGCGCTGGCAAGGGAGCTGTTACGCGGATATTCTTGCTGGCGGGTGTCCTGGTTGGCGGCGCCGGTACGCTTACCGGGCTTGTAGCAGGTGCGACCATCGTTACCTTTATCTATCCGTTGCAACGGGGCCTGGAGACGTTATTTCATTTCAGCTTTGCTATGGGCGGCATGGCCTATCTCCCGGCCAGTTTGCATATCGGTGAAACCCTGGCAGTTATCCTAGGCGCCTTCGTGGCGACCAGTCTTTGTACTTTGATCCCGGCTTTGGCGGCTGCGCGCCTGGAACCGGTGGATGCGCTACGTTACGAATAG
- a CDS encoding aminotransferase class III-fold pyridoxal phosphate-dependent enzyme — protein sequence MNTHTPPAYPKAQSASMLEELGKYVIAEPYPFVVDLAHSQGMTLATVDGDRITDWCGLYGSKLLGYNHPRLFEPDYVRELVLAANNKMANPDFLTPQCLAYYRLLHRLAPICMRDQHVEVYAVNSGAEAVENMMKYLINLHNHKQQAKGRTVLNHRFIYFEQAFHGRTVFALNITNLTHDPVATRDFRGIIHGNLQVPFPEYDARRSNAENELEVDRCLSLIEAFMRDHPDEIAGVILEPLQGAGGHRLALPRFYQGLSRLCHDYDIGWGLDEVQTSGGQTGAIFSIDLFDVPYPPQAIAVAKKFGNGAVYMLNPMEDVGVLDSTWGGTLADMVRFVQEWRIVEDEGLLDQVTAKGSCLFDRLNQLVDRFPDLISNVRGLGLYQGFTVNDRRNKGRLVDLALETENLLLLGAGTDSIRFRPPLDVTIDDIDAMLTKLARVLEKL from the coding sequence ATGAACACTCATACGCCCCCCGCCTATCCCAAAGCGCAAAGCGCTTCCATGCTCGAGGAACTCGGCAAGTATGTCATTGCCGAGCCTTACCCCTTCGTGGTCGATCTTGCCCATAGTCAGGGTATGACTCTGGCTACAGTGGATGGCGATCGTATCACTGACTGGTGCGGCCTCTATGGCTCTAAGCTTCTGGGCTATAATCACCCGCGCCTGTTCGAGCCTGACTATGTCCGCGAACTGGTTCTGGCCGCCAATAACAAAATGGCAAATCCGGATTTCCTGACCCCGCAATGCCTAGCCTATTACCGCCTGCTCCATCGCCTGGCGCCCATCTGTATGCGCGACCAGCATGTCGAGGTCTATGCCGTCAATTCGGGGGCCGAGGCCGTCGAAAACATGATGAAATATCTCATCAACCTGCACAATCATAAACAGCAGGCCAAGGGCAGGACGGTCCTCAACCATCGCTTCATCTATTTCGAGCAAGCCTTTCATGGGCGTACGGTTTTTGCCCTTAACATTACCAATCTGACTCACGATCCGGTGGCGACCAGGGATTTTCGCGGCATCATTCACGGCAATCTTCAGGTACCGTTTCCGGAATATGACGCCCGCCGGTCGAATGCCGAAAATGAGCTGGAAGTCGATCGCTGCCTGAGCCTGATCGAAGCCTTCATGCGTGATCATCCGGATGAAATCGCCGGTGTTATCCTGGAGCCACTGCAAGGTGCCGGCGGCCATCGCCTGGCCCTACCGCGCTTCTATCAGGGCCTGTCCAGGCTCTGTCACGACTATGATATCGGCTGGGGACTGGATGAAGTACAGACCTCAGGCGGCCAGACCGGCGCTATCTTTTCCATCGATCTGTTCGACGTTCCCTATCCGCCGCAGGCCATTGCGGTCGCCAAGAAGTTCGGTAATGGCGCCGTCTACATGCTGAACCCGATGGAAGATGTCGGTGTGCTCGATTCCACCTGGGGCGGAACGCTCGCGGACATGGTGCGTTTTGTGCAGGAATGGCGGATCGTCGAGGACGAAGGGCTGCTGGACCAGGTGACGGCCAAGGGCAGCTGCCTGTTCGACCGCCTCAATCAACTGGTGGATCGTTTCCCCGACCTGATCAGCAATGTGCGGGGACTTGGCCTCTATCAGGGCTTTACGGTCAATGACCGGCGCAACAAGGGCCGTCTGGTCGATCTGGCGCTGGAAACGGAAAACCTGCTGCTGCTTGGTGCTGGCACCGACAGCATTCGCTTCCGTCCGCCGCTCGATGTCACCATAGATGATATCGATGCCATGCTGACCAAACTGGCACGCGTTCTGGAGAAGCTCTGA
- a CDS encoding PQQ-like beta-propeller repeat protein, producing the protein MVDFKGVKRNGASLVVLAAIAAIGLSGCATARKLNPFKDHNSDQGAVASQGQRISIVAFDQKLQPSKSLKGIGYYLPPAAPVANWPLASGPDTPVQNAAAAKDFKVAWSKSIGTPSKGPSEVLAQPVSDGQLIYTMDGEARVSAHDVATGNQVWSVDLNPHNKRDKTAFGGGLALDNGKLYVTSGFRFVEALDAATGAEIWKKVVDTQLHAAPTVNASYVFASDVDNQIFAFDRNTGEMIWTYQAIAEPARLLKSSAPVVSGDIVYAPFSSGELVALNAATGDPVWQQVLAQSSRTNALSEIRDISGRPVLYNGTVFAASHSGVFQAMDAKTGNPAWKVDTDSINSPWVAGDVVFLVSLQGELICVSRESGQVYWIKDLNVGFQKTKKGFFGMGREKKVGKIPLWAGPVLASDRLVMVNSLGEAVAFDPKTGDRQETIKLGGAGFIAPIAVGDKLFVVTDDAKLVAIQ; encoded by the coding sequence ATGGTTGATTTCAAAGGTGTCAAGCGCAACGGCGCCAGCCTGGTGGTTCTGGCGGCGATTGCGGCCATAGGCTTGAGCGGCTGCGCCACGGCGCGCAAGCTGAACCCGTTCAAGGATCATAACAGTGATCAGGGGGCGGTTGCTTCGCAGGGGCAGCGCATCTCCATCGTGGCCTTCGACCAGAAGCTGCAACCCTCCAAGAGCCTGAAAGGCATCGGTTATTACCTGCCGCCGGCCGCGCCCGTAGCCAACTGGCCGCTGGCGAGCGGGCCTGACACCCCGGTGCAGAACGCCGCGGCCGCCAAGGACTTCAAGGTGGCCTGGAGCAAGTCCATCGGCACGCCCAGCAAGGGGCCGAGCGAGGTTCTGGCCCAGCCGGTTTCCGACGGGCAGTTGATCTACACCATGGATGGCGAAGCGCGGGTTTCGGCCCATGATGTGGCGACCGGCAACCAGGTATGGAGCGTCGACCTCAATCCGCACAACAAGCGCGACAAGACGGCCTTCGGCGGCGGCCTGGCGCTCGATAACGGCAAGCTGTACGTCACTTCCGGATTCCGGTTTGTCGAGGCGCTCGATGCCGCCACCGGCGCGGAAATATGGAAAAAGGTCGTCGATACGCAGCTTCATGCCGCGCCGACCGTCAATGCCAGCTATGTCTTCGCCAGCGATGTCGACAACCAGATTTTTGCCTTTGACCGCAATACTGGCGAAATGATCTGGACCTATCAGGCCATTGCCGAGCCGGCGCGACTGCTGAAATCGTCAGCGCCCGTTGTTTCCGGCGACATCGTTTATGCGCCTTTCTCTTCCGGCGAACTGGTGGCGCTGAATGCCGCCACGGGCGATCCGGTCTGGCAGCAGGTTCTGGCGCAATCGAGCCGCACCAATGCCCTGTCGGAAATCCGTGATATTTCCGGCCGTCCGGTGCTCTATAATGGCACCGTCTTCGCCGCCAGCCATTCCGGCGTATTCCAGGCCATGGATGCCAAGACCGGAAATCCGGCGTGGAAAGTCGATACCGACAGCATCAACTCGCCATGGGTGGCCGGTGACGTTGTTTTCCTCGTCAGCCTGCAGGGTGAACTGATCTGTGTCAGCCGGGAAAGCGGCCAGGTCTACTGGATCAAGGATCTGAATGTTGGGTTCCAGAAGACCAAGAAGGGTTTCTTCGGCATGGGTCGTGAGAAGAAGGTCGGCAAGATTCCCCTGTGGGCCGGGCCTGTCCTGGCGTCCGACCGGTTGGTGATGGTCAATTCCCTGGGCGAGGCGGTGGCTTTCGATCCCAAGACCGGCGATCGCCAGGAAACGATCAAGCTTGGCGGCGCCGGTTTCATCGCACCCATCGCGGTGGGTGACAAGTTGTTTGTCGTCACCGACGACGCCAAGCTGGTTGCCATTCAGTAA
- a CDS encoding SDR family NAD(P)-dependent oxidoreductase, whose amino-acid sequence MTAQIGRIALVTGASRGIGRACALALAKAGAQVIACGRSKAALEELDDEVFAATGQHATLIPFDITDSDAFDRLSFVLFERFGRIDVLVHAAAISGTLSPVTHHEPKDFDKVVAVNLGATWRLLRALEPLLRQSSAGRAIFLTTGASVTTGRAFWGPYGATKAAMETLVRAWADEIEITPVRAAIVSPGAMRTRMRAAAYPGEDPETLPLPAEIAPLILELADPERVPPLETVSFPDWKLKAAQYA is encoded by the coding sequence ATGACCGCACAGATCGGCCGTATCGCCCTTGTCACCGGCGCTTCAAGGGGGATTGGCCGTGCCTGCGCCCTGGCCCTTGCCAAGGCCGGTGCTCAGGTCATCGCCTGCGGACGTTCAAAGGCGGCGCTGGAAGAGCTGGATGACGAAGTCTTCGCTGCCACCGGCCAGCACGCCACCCTTATTCCGTTCGATATCACCGACAGCGATGCCTTTGATCGCCTGAGTTTCGTTTTGTTCGAACGCTTTGGCCGCATCGATGTTCTGGTCCATGCCGCCGCAATTTCGGGTACACTCAGTCCGGTCACGCACCACGAACCTAAGGATTTCGACAAGGTCGTCGCCGTTAATCTCGGCGCCACCTGGCGTTTGCTGCGCGCCCTGGAGCCGCTTTTGCGCCAGTCCAGCGCCGGCCGCGCCATTTTCCTGACCACCGGTGCCAGCGTGACTACAGGCCGAGCCTTCTGGGGCCCCTATGGCGCCACCAAGGCCGCCATGGAAACCCTGGTCCGCGCCTGGGCCGACGAAATCGAGATCACCCCTGTCCGCGCCGCCATTGTGTCGCCCGGCGCCATGCGCACCCGTATGCGTGCTGCCGCCTATCCGGGTGAAGATCCGGAAACCCTGCCGCTGCCAGCGGAAATCGCTCCGCTTATCCTAGAACTGGCCGATCCCGAAAGGGTGCCGCCGCTTGAAACGGTCAGTTTTCCTGACTGGAAACTCAAGGCCGCGCAATACGCCTGA
- the panB gene encoding 3-methyl-2-oxobutanoate hydroxymethyltransferase, with amino-acid sequence MSSQTAPNRTKRLTAPEIQARKGKTPLVVLTAYTTPMARIMDPHCDILLVGDSLGMVIHGLPNTIGVTMDMMILHGQAVMRGAEMAFVVVDMPFGSYEAGVEQAFENAVRLLKETGAQAVKLESGPTVATTIRYLTERGIPVMGHVGLRPQAVNVDGGFKAKGRTEAERQKVIKEAQDSEAAGAFSIVVEGVAADLAAEITQLVSIPTIGIGASADCDGQVLVTDDMLGLFDWTPKFVRHYADLRNQIGAAVEAYAKDVRDRSFPAPEETYFTK; translated from the coding sequence TTGAGCAGCCAAACCGCCCCCAACCGTACCAAGCGCCTGACCGCTCCTGAAATCCAGGCGCGCAAGGGCAAGACGCCGCTGGTTGTCCTGACCGCCTACACGACGCCGATGGCGCGGATCATGGACCCGCATTGCGATATCCTGCTGGTGGGGGATAGCCTCGGCATGGTGATCCACGGCCTGCCCAATACCATCGGCGTCACCATGGACATGATGATCCTGCATGGCCAGGCCGTCATGCGCGGGGCTGAAATGGCGTTCGTCGTCGTCGATATGCCGTTCGGCTCATACGAAGCCGGCGTCGAACAGGCATTTGAGAATGCCGTGCGCCTGCTGAAGGAAACGGGCGCACAAGCGGTGAAGCTGGAAAGCGGCCCGACCGTCGCCACCACCATCCGTTACCTCACTGAGCGCGGTATTCCCGTCATGGGTCATGTCGGCCTGCGACCTCAGGCGGTCAATGTCGACGGCGGTTTCAAGGCCAAGGGCCGCACCGAGGCCGAACGCCAGAAGGTCATTAAGGAAGCGCAGGACAGCGAAGCCGCCGGTGCGTTTTCCATTGTTGTCGAAGGCGTGGCGGCAGATCTGGCGGCGGAGATCACACAACTCGTCAGCATTCCGACCATAGGTATCGGCGCTTCGGCGGATTGCGACGGCCAGGTTCTGGTGACCGACGACATGCTGGGCCTGTTCGACTGGACGCCGAAATTCGTCCGCCATTATGCCGATTTGCGTAACCAGATCGGCGCGGCGGTGGAAGCTTATGCGAAAGATGTCAGGGACCGTAGCTTCCCCGCCCCAGAAGAGACATATTTTACTAAATAA
- a CDS encoding tetratricopeptide repeat protein, with product MSDIFDETEENLRADKWIGIVKKTWPWVAGVLALALVIALGVWGYQSWQAGIAAKAAESYGQAVESLGKGDKAVAKTQLEATIKAGNATYKALALQQLAGLALEDNKTAEAIADLDQAAKATNSALISDAAALKAALLAMDTSSLADTQKRLEALMKEKRPFAAMAKEALAMAKLQSGDIKGARTDLQVLSVTLGTPDGVKQRAAAFVAAIDSGAIGTAQAMIKLPEAPMPVMPQMPVPQEAQAPAQ from the coding sequence GTGAGCGACATTTTTGACGAAACCGAAGAGAACCTGCGCGCCGACAAGTGGATCGGCATCGTCAAGAAAACCTGGCCGTGGGTGGCTGGCGTTCTGGCTCTGGCTCTGGTGATTGCGCTGGGCGTCTGGGGCTACCAAAGCTGGCAGGCAGGTATTGCCGCCAAAGCCGCCGAATCGTATGGGCAGGCGGTCGAATCGCTCGGCAAGGGCGATAAGGCCGTGGCGAAAACCCAGCTTGAAGCGACCATAAAGGCCGGCAATGCCACTTACAAGGCCCTGGCTTTGCAGCAACTGGCCGGCCTGGCGCTGGAAGACAACAAGACGGCGGAAGCCATTGCCGATCTGGATCAGGCGGCAAAAGCGACGAACAGCGCCCTGATCAGTGATGCTGCCGCGCTCAAGGCTGCCTTGCTGGCCATGGATACCAGCAGCCTGGCCGACACGCAAAAGCGCCTTGAGGCGCTAATGAAGGAAAAGCGTCCCTTTGCCGCCATGGCCAAGGAGGCGCTTGCCATGGCCAAGCTGCAATCCGGCGATATCAAGGGCGCCCGCACCGATCTGCAGGTCCTTTCAGTGACTCTCGGTACGCCGGATGGCGTCAAGCAGCGCGCCGCGGCCTTTGTCGCCGCCATCGATTCCGGTGCCATCGGCACGGCCCAGGCCATGATCAAGCTGCCGGAAGCGCCCATGCCGGTCATGCCGCAAATGCCCGTGCCGCAAGAGGCGCAGGCACCGGCGCAATAA
- the der gene encoding ribosome biogenesis GTPase Der — translation MPLKIAIVGRPNVGKSTLFNRLAGKKLAIVDDQPGVTRDRRYATGRIGDIDLELIDTAGFEDLSDHSLEARMRIQTERGIEEADVAFFVVDAREGVTPLDRIFADILRKKDKPVVMIANKAEGHQAAATAEEARVLGFGEPIHLSAEHGEGMSELYEATEKYRQMFEGDFMEADDEAEDEDTKPIRIAIIGRPNAGKSTLINKLLGEDRLLTGPEAGITRDSISVDWEYEGRTIRLVDTAGLRRKARVQEKLEKLSTSDTIRAITFAEVVVLVMDEANAFEVQDLQIADLVEREGRALVYAVSKWDLVENPQSRLNEIVEISERMLPQLRGAPLVTLSGATGRGLERLMPAVLKTYRNWSAKIKTRDLNDWLALAIQRHPPPAVSGKRIKPKYMAQTKGRPPTFVLFAARAYAMPNHYTRYLINSLRRSFDMPGVPIRLTVKANSTTNPYDEGAASETSGPPRVRSKPKSKPGEKPAHPNRVRQKPKGAPPPKPKVVVKDRTEVSKAKAVKAKAMGPSTKPGAAGPGGRSKVRPKQ, via the coding sequence ATGCCTTTAAAAATAGCCATTGTCGGCCGGCCTAATGTCGGCAAATCGACCCTGTTTAACCGCCTCGCGGGCAAGAAGCTGGCCATTGTGGATGACCAGCCCGGTGTCACCCGTGACCGCCGCTACGCCACCGGCCGCATCGGTGACATTGACCTCGAACTCATCGATACCGCCGGTTTTGAAGACCTGAGCGACCATTCTCTGGAAGCCCGGATGCGGATTCAGACTGAACGCGGCATCGAAGAGGCTGATGTTGCCTTTTTCGTGGTCGATGCCCGCGAAGGCGTGACGCCGCTCGATCGTATCTTCGCCGATATCCTGCGGAAGAAAGACAAGCCGGTCGTCATGATCGCCAACAAGGCCGAGGGGCACCAGGCGGCGGCCACCGCCGAGGAGGCGCGCGTTCTTGGCTTCGGCGAGCCAATCCACCTTTCGGCCGAACACGGCGAAGGCATGTCCGAACTCTACGAAGCCACTGAAAAGTACCGCCAGATGTTTGAAGGCGACTTCATGGAGGCCGACGATGAGGCAGAAGATGAGGACACCAAGCCGATCCGCATCGCCATTATCGGTCGTCCGAATGCTGGTAAATCGACCCTGATCAACAAGCTGCTGGGCGAGGATCGCCTGCTGACTGGCCCCGAAGCCGGCATTACCCGCGATTCCATCTCGGTGGACTGGGAATATGAAGGTCGCACCATTCGCCTGGTTGATACGGCCGGCCTGCGCCGCAAGGCGCGGGTACAGGAAAAGCTGGAAAAACTGTCCACCAGCGATACCATCCGGGCCATTACCTTTGCCGAGGTCGTGGTTCTGGTGATGGACGAGGCCAATGCCTTTGAGGTGCAGGATCTGCAAATCGCCGATCTGGTCGAGCGCGAAGGCCGCGCACTGGTCTATGCCGTATCCAAGTGGGATCTGGTCGAAAATCCGCAGTCACGGCTGAATGAAATTGTGGAAATATCCGAGCGTATGTTGCCGCAACTGCGTGGCGCGCCTTTGGTGACGCTTTCCGGCGCCACTGGCCGGGGGCTGGAACGCCTGATGCCGGCCGTGCTCAAGACCTATCGCAACTGGTCGGCCAAGATAAAGACGCGCGATCTCAATGACTGGCTGGCCCTGGCCATCCAGCGCCATCCGCCGCCCGCCGTCAGCGGCAAGCGCATCAAGCCGAAATATATGGCCCAGACCAAGGGGCGGCCGCCCACATTTGTGCTGTTCGCGGCCCGCGCCTACGCCATGCCGAATCACTATACGCGCTATCTTATCAATAGTTTGCGCAGATCTTTTGATATGCCGGGTGTGCCGATCCGTCTGACAGTCAAGGCCAATTCGACCACCAATCCCTATGACGAAGGGGCTGCGTCCGAAACCTCAGGCCCGCCGCGCGTTCGCTCCAAACCGAAGTCCAAACCGGGAGAAAAGCCGGCGCACCCGAACCGCGTCCGCCAGAAGCCGAAAGGGGCGCCGCCGCCCAAGCCCAAGGTTGTGGTCAAGGACCGGACCGAGGTCAGCAAGGCCAAGGCGGTAAAGGCTAAGGCCATGGGCCCGAGCACCAAGCCTGGCGCGGCAGGACCGGGCGGCCGTTCCAAGGTCAGGCCAAAGCAATAA